In Cryptomeria japonica chromosome 5, Sugi_1.0, whole genome shotgun sequence, the genomic window AAGTTACCATTGGATGATTGAAAtgacatttcatattgtgtctGACCATTGAAATCATAGATCTCGATGCATTTCTTAATTAATATATGTTCGTACATatccacaatttaaaaaaaaaattcaattcaagcTTTAAAATGGAGATTTATTTTCTTGAATGTAGTTGtcagtaatttttctaagaggttAGGAGTAACTTTGTTATGTTGTTATTTACCTTAGAAATGAACCAGGCAGAACAAGTCTCTAAATTACTTGTACTTTCTCGCCAATTTAAGGCCATTGCGAGTAAATCGATCTCTATCCTTGAACGGGTCATTGGAACACCATAACCTTTAGATAGATCTCTCTTTATGATGCAGCATTCTTGTTCTTAAAATTCTTAGTTTTTTATTATTCTATGCTTTATAATATAGAAgagtaaacaaacaaaaaaatgtggTCTTATGCCTTTCCTTATTAGTTCCTGCCCCCTTAAGGAACTATTGTGAAGGGTATTCGTTATTCTGCCAATACTTATCTCTGCTCCTGGCAATCACATTGCTTGTATATAATTTTTAGTTCTTGGCATTCCTTATTTTGCAATGTTTTAATTGTTTGGTGTGAACAATTTTTAGTACAAATGTATTGATGAATGAATTTTTTCCCGTCTCATTAGATTATATTTCAAGAGGGATATAGGCGCCTTCACACGAAACAAGGTGGGCTTTACCTGGTGACTGCAGGGCTAGAGTGTTTGGCATGCTGTAGATGGCGGAGACGGAGACAGTGCAGAGCCcaatgcaagaaaaccctaaagcagGGCCGTCAAAACAGGAGCTCTCGGTTAGCGTCCCTTGCAAGCAGTTGGCATTTGGGGCTGAAGCCATACGACATGGAGGGGTAGACGTGTAGCTTCGGTGGGTTTTATGGGCAGATTTTACTGTTTTTTTGTATGTATGGGATGGGCAATGGTTGTGCATCCTACCTGGACACCAGTTTCCTTAACAACAGTGAGTGAATATATCAAAGATCGAGAAGCGTTTTTGATAGAGCACTCTCAATCTATAAGAGGCATGGTATGCGACAGAAAGGACAAGATTAATACACAGTTGATCGATGCTCTTCCTTGTTTGGAGACTGTGGCCACCAGCAGCGTTGGAGTGGATAAGGTTGATTTGGCCAAGAGCAGGCAGTGCAACATTGCGGTGGTCTATACTCCTG contains:
- the LOC131052722 gene encoding uncharacterized protein LOC131052722 isoform X2, whose amino-acid sequence is MLIEYCAKLCRDFSTPSLDTERKIRLNSSLWCLYTFNHAYILEKKRHFQLKQSLEKFPQQDIPPHATKMDATNSFSKIIFQEGYRRLHTKQGGLYLVTAGLECLACCRWRRRRQCRAQCKKTLKQGRQNRSSRLASLASSWHLGLKPYDMEG